In Cellulomonas sp. JZ18, the DNA window ACCGCGGTCCCGCGACCGCCGGCACGGCTGCGCGGCGACGGGCTCGTCGACCGCTGGGGGCGCGTCGCCACCGACCTGCGGGTCTCCCTCACCGACCGCTGCAACCTGCGCTGCACGTACTGCATGCCGGCGGAGGGCCTGCCGTGGGCGCCCGACGCCACCGTGCTGACCGACGACGAGGTGGTGCGGCTGGTGCGCGTCGCCGTCGAGCGGCTCGGCGTGCGCGACGTGCGGTTCACCGGCGGGGAGCCGCTGCTGCGCCGGGGCCTCGAGGGCATCGTCGCGGCCGCCGCGGCGCTGCGCACCCCCGACGGCGCGCCCGTCGGGACGGCGCTCACCACCAACGCGCTGGGCCTGGACAAGCGGGCGCGCGCGCTGGCGGCCGCCGGGCTGGGGCGCGTCAACGTCTCGCTCGACTCGCTGCGACCGGAGCGGTTCGCCGCCATCACCCGCCGCGACCGGCTCGCGGACGTGCTCGCCGGGCTGCGCGCGGCCCGCGACGCCGGGCTCGGGCCCGTGAAGGTCAACGCGGTGCTGGTGCGCGGCGTCAACGACGACGAGGCCGTCCCGCTGCTCGCGTGGGCCCTCGAGCACGGCTACCACCTGCGCTTCATCGAGCAGATGCCGCTGGGCCCCGCCGGGTCGTGGGACCGCGCGGGGCTCGTCACCGCGCAGGAGATCCTCGACGCCCTCACGGCCGCATTCGACCTCGAGCCCGAGCCGGCCGGTGCCCGCGGCGGCGCCCCCGCCGAGACGTGGACGGTGCGCGGGCGGCCGGGGGCGACCGTCGGCGTCATCGGGTCCGTGACGCGCCCGTTCTGCGGCGCCTGCGACCGGACCCGCCTGACGGCGGACGGCCAGGTGCGCAGCTGCTTGTTCGCGCGCGAGGAGCACGACCTGCGCGGTCTGCTGCGCTCGGGCGCCGACGACGAGGCGCTGGCCGAGGCGTGGCGGGCGGCGATGTGGGGCAAGAAGCCGGGGCACGGGATCGACGACGTCGGGTTCCTGCAGCCGGCCCGCACGATGAGCGCGATCGGAGGCTGACATGGCGGCGGGGACGGCCGGGACCGGCACAGGGGTGCACACGCTGACCGTGCGCTACTTCGCGGCGGCGCACGAGGCGGCGGGGGTGGGCGAGGAGCGGGTCGACGTGCCGGACGGGGTGACGGTCGGCGGGCTGCTCGACGCGCTCGCCGCCCGGCACGACGGCCGCCTGCGCGACGTGCTCGCGGTCTGCGCGCTGCTGGTCGACGGCACGCTGCACCGTGACCGGGACGAGCCGCTGGGCTCCCCGCAGGTCGTCGACGTGCTGCCGCCCTTCGCCGGGGGCTGAGGCGCCCGTCCCGCGCCCCTCAGGCGCAGTTGACCCACTCGTGGGTGCCGTCGCCGAGGACCTGACGCTTCCACACGGGCAGGTGCTCCTTGACCTCGTCGACGAGCCGCGCCGCCGCGGCGAACGCCTCCTGCCGGTGCGCGGCCGCCACCGCGACACCGAGGGCGCAGTCGCCGACCTCGAGCGGTCCCACCCGGTGCACGACCGCCACGGCGTCCACGGGGGCGTCGGCGGCGACGGCGGCGACGACCCGGGCCAGGACCCGGCCGGCGTCGGGGTGCGCGACGTACTCGAGGGCCGTGACGGCACGGCCGTGGTCGTGGTCGCGCACCACGCCGGCGAACGTGACCACCGCGCCGGCGGCGGCGTCGGCCACGGCCGCCGCGAGCGCCGCGACGTCCACCACCGCCTGCGTGACGTCGGTGACGACCACGCGACGTGCGGGCGCGGCGAGGCGGGAGGAGTCGTGCGGGCTCACGGCGCCACCCTAGGCACGCCCGCCGGCCCGCACGCCCCTTCGCGGGGCGCTGCCGGATGCAGGACGCGTCCGCGCACCGCACACGCGGCGCTCTTCCCCCGCAGAACGCCGCGCCTGCGGCACGGCATGGCCTAGCCTGTCGCCATGCGGTACCGGGTGGGAGAGGCCGCGAGCCTCCTGGGGGTCAGCGACGACACCGTGCGCCGCTGGATCGACGCCGGGCGGCTGCGCTCGACGCGCACGGCGTCGGGGCGCCACGAGGTCGACGGGGTCGACCTCGCACGCCTCGCCCAGCAGGTCGCCGACGAGCAGGACGCGGGCGACGGCGGCCGCGGGCGGCACTCGACGCGCAACCGGCTGCGCGGGATCGTCACCCGCGTCGTGCGCGACGGTGTCATGGCGCAGGTCGACATCCAGGCCGGTCCGCACCGGGTCGTGTCCCTCATCAGCCGGGAGGCGGCCGACGAGCTCGGTCTCGAGCCGGGCGTCGTGGCCGTGGCGTCCGTGAAGGCGACGAACGTCGCCGTCGAGCACGTCGAACGCGCATGACGCACCCGCGGCGGACCCGACACGCGCGACGGGCCCTCGCCCTCGCGCCCCTCGTCCTCGCCGCCGGGTGCGCGGGTGGGCCCGCCCCTGCGGACGCGGCGGCCCCGGGCGGCCCCACCGGCCCGGTGGTCGTCCTGGTGGCGTCGTCGCTGACGGACGTCCTCGCCGACGTGGAGGCCGACCTGGAGGCCCGCCACCCGGGCCTCGACGTGCGCACGAGCCCCGCGGCGAGCTCGACGCTCGCCGCCCAGGTGCTCGCGGGCGCACCCGCGGACGTCCTCGTCACGGCGAGCGAGGCGACGATGGCGACCGTCACCGACGCGCTCGGCGGCGACCCCGTCGTCGTGGCACGCAACGCGCTGCAGATCGCGGTGCCGGCCGGCAACCCCGCGGGCGTCACGGGACTGGCCGACCTCGCCGACCCCGCCCTGACGGTCGCGCTGTGCGACCCCGCGGTGCCGTGCGGGGCGGTGGCGGCCGAGGTGCTGGCGTCCGCGGGCGTGGCGGGCGCACCGGACACGCTCGAGCAGGACGTGCGGGCCGTGCTCACGAAGGTCCGGCTGCGGGAGGTCGACGCCGCGCTGGTCTACCGCACCGACGTCCTCGCCGGCGGCGACGAGGTCGAGGGCCTCGACCTGCCGGCCGCGCACGACGTGGCGACGACGTACCCGGCCCTCGTGCTGCCCGACGCCCCCCACCCGGCGGCGGCACGCGCCGTCGTGGACCACCTGCGCTCCCCCGCCGGTGTCGCCGCACTGCGCGCCGCCGGGTTCACGACGCCGTGAGCCGCCGCCGACCCGCCCCGGTCGCGCTGCTCGTGCCGGCGGCGCTCGGGCTCGTCCTGCTCGTCGCCCCGCTCGTCGCGCTGGTCGTCGCGACGCCGTGGGCGGACCTCGGGGCGCGCGTGCTGGCGCCCGGGGTCCTCGACGCGCTGCGGCTCTCGCTGGTCACGGCGGCCGTGAGCACGCTGCTGTGCGTGCTGGTCGGCGTTCCCCTCGCCTGGGTGCTGGCGCGCACCGACGTGCCGGGCCGTGCGCTGGTGCGCGCGCTCGTCACGGTGCCGCTGGTCCTGCCGCCCGTCGTCGGCGGAGTCGCGCTGCTGCTCCTGCTGGGCCGCCAGGGCCTGCTGGGACGCCACCTCGACGCGTGGTTCGGCGTCACCGTGCCGTTCACGTCCGCCGCGGTGGTCCTGGCGCAGACGTTCGTCGCGCTGCCGTTCCTCGTCCTGGCGGTCGAGGGTGCGATCGCCGGCACGGACGCGCGGCGCGAGGCGGCCGCCGCGACGCTGGGCGCATCCCGCTGGTACGTCGCGCGGCGCGTGACCCTGCCGGCCGCGGCGCCGGGGATCGCCGCCGGGGCCGCGCTGTGCTTCGCGCGCGCCCTGGGCGAGTTCGGCGCCACGCTCACGTTCGCGGGCAGCTTCCCCGGCACGACCCGCACGATGCCGCTCGCGGTGTACCTGGCGCTCGACAGCGACCCGCAGGCCGCGGTCGCGATGTCCCTGCTGCTGCTCGTCCTCTCGGTCGCGGTGCTCGTCGCGCTGCGCGGGCGGTGGGTCGGCGGGCTCACGGGTACCGCGCCGGCGCCGCCGCGAGCGGCGCGGACGCGCGAGGTGGCGGCGCCGTGAGGGCCGCCCGCGGCGCCGCCGGCGTCGGGGCCGGCCTCGACGCGCACCTCGTCGTCCGCCGCGGCGCGTGGCAGCTCGACCTGCGCCTCGTCGTGCCGGCCGGCGGCGTGCTCGCCGTGCTCGGGCCGAACGGCGGCGGGAAGTCGACGGCGGTCGCGGCCCTGGCGGGGCTCGTGCCGCTGGACCGCGGGCACGTGCGGCTCGGCGAGCGGGTCCTCGCCGACGCGGAGGCGGGCGTCGACCTCCCGCCCGAGCGGCGCGGGCTCGGCGTCGTGCTGCAGGACGTGCTCCTGGTCCCGCACCTGTCGGCGCGCGAGAACGTCGCGTTCGGGCGCCGCGCTGCGGGCGAGCGGGCACGCCCCGCGCGTCAGCACGCCGACCGCCTGCTCGAGGCGGTCGGCCTCGCCGCGCACGCCCGCACGCGCGCCGAGCGCCTGTCCGGCGGGCAGGCCCAGCGTGCGGCGCTCGCGCGGGCACTCGCCGTCGACCCCGCCGCGCTCGTCCTCGACGAGCCGTTCGCGGCGCTCGACGCGCACGCCCGCCGCCACGTGCGCGACGTCGTGGCGGACCACGTGCGCACGCGGCGGGTCCCGCTCGTCCTCGTGACGCACGCCCTGGACGACGCGCGCGACCTCGCGGACGAGGTCCTGGTCCTCGAGCGCGGCCGCGTCGTGCAGCGCGGCGCGCCCGACGACCTCGCGGACGCCCCCGCGACGGACTACGTGGCCGAGCTGGTCGGCGGCCCCGGGGTGGGGTCATGAGCGCACGCGACGCCGACGTCCTCGTCGTGGTCCCCGCGGGCGGCACGGCGCGCCGCCTCGGCGGCGGGGACAAGACCGCCCTCGACGTGGGCGGACGCACGGTCCTCGAGCGGCTCCTCGCCGACCTCGCGCCGTGGCCGACCGTGGTCGTCGCCGACCCGCCGGCACCGCACGTGCGCGCCCGTGCCCCGCACGCGCGCTGGTGCCGGGAGGACCCGCCCGGCGCCGGTCCGCTCGCGGCCCTCGCGGCGGGCCTCGCGACCGCCCCGGGCGCGCGCGTGCTCGTCGCCGTGGCCGGCGACCAGCCGTTCGCCGGGCGCGCCGTGCCCGCGCTGCTCGCCGCGCTCGACGCGGCCCCCCGGGCCGGTGCGGCGGCCGCCGCGGACGGCGAGGGACGCCTGCAGCCGCTGCTCGCCGCGTACCGCACGGCGGCCGTGGCGACGGTGCTGCGCGGCCCGGTCGCGCACCGCCCGGTGCGCTCCCTCTGCGCCGGGCTGGACGTCGTGCCCGTCCCGCTGCCGGCGGCCCAGCTGCTCGACGTCGACGACGCGGACGACCTCGACCGGGCGCGGCGCACCGCCGCGGACGGCACCGCCCCCGGCTGACGACCGTCGTGCCGGCCCGGTGACCCCGTGCGGGTGTCGACGGGTCAGCCGCCGGCCGCGCCGCGCACGCGCAGCTCGCGCTCGACCTGCGCGAGCGCCTCGCGGACGCGCGCGGTCGCCTCGGCGGTGCCCGCCCCGGTGCGCCCGGCCACGACGCCGACGAGGAACGCGGTCATGGGTCCGGCCGGGCGGACCACCCCGTGCGCGACGTCGCGCACCATGCCCAGCACCGGTGCGGTCGCGTCCTCGACGAGCGCGCGGTCCACGTCGAGCACCTCGGCCACGTGCACGAGCCAGTCGTACAGCGGTTCGGCGTCCGTCATCCGGTCCTCCCCGGTCGTCGCGGCCGGGCACCCGCCGGCCCGGCGACGGCGAGCCTACGCGCCGGTCAGGACCCGTCGGCCGACGTCGTGCCCAGGTGCGGGGCGAACGCCTTCTCCCGTGCGCGCGCCGCCAGGTGCTCGACGCGCTCGGCCTGGTCGCGCGAGCGCTCGACGAACCCCTCCACCCGTGCCACGTCGAGCCCCAGCGCGTCCGCGTGCTCGCGCAGCGTCACCCAGCCCATGCGCTTGCCCTCGAGCCCCGACCGCACGATCTCCAGCTCGAGCACGAGGGACAACGGGGAACGGCCGACGACACGCCCGTTCGGCTTCAGCCGCGCCACCCGCTCGCCGAGCGCGGCGGCCATCGCCTTCCAGCGCGAGAGCGGCAGGCCGAGGTCGCGTGCCGTCGCGACGTGCGTCGCGCGCTCCTCGCGCAGCTCGGCGGCCAGCCGCGCGAGGGGTTCGCGCATGTCCCCGATGTCCTCCACCCGGGACAGCCGGGTGAGCCGGGAGATGACCGCGGAGGCGCCTGCCACGTGGTCCTCGAGGTACGTCGTCAGCAGCGTGCGGTCGATCTCGGGCTGCTCGTGGGTCATCGCTCCTCCGCTCGCGTCCCCGGTGGCGGCCGTGCGTGCACGCCGCGGGCTCGGCACGATGCTCGGGCCTGCGGCGCGGGCGCGCCAGGCGAGCGCCGTCGCGGGACGAGGTCAGGGACGCTCGGACGGCACCACGGCGTCGGGGCCCTCGAGCAGGGGCGTGACCGCGTCGGGGCGGTCGGCGGCGGCGACCGCCGCGGCCGCGGGCGGCGTCAGGCGCACCCGCCGACGGCTGGACCGGGGCCGGTAGACGATCCGCGAGTGGAACGTGAACCGGGCCACGAACGCCACGACGAGCGTGATCGCCGTGGCGAGCACCGCGGCGACGTGCATCGTCTCCACGAGCAGCGCCATCACCGGCATCCGCAGCAGCGTCTCGACGTTGTTGAACGCGAACGACTGCCCGAACCGCGCCCACGCGCCCTTGCCCTCGTGCCGCAGGTCGCGGAACACGAACCGCTCCTGGAGCAGGAAGTTGCCGACGATCGTCAGCTCCGCCGCGACGAGCGCGGCGAGCAGCCACGCCGCGCCCAGCGAGGTCAGCGCCGCGACGATCGCGACGTTGAGCACCGCGCCGAACCCGCCGATGATGGCGAAGCGCGACATCCGCCCGAAGCGCAGGCCGCCGAGCTGCCACAGGAAGTGCAGGCCCTGGGCCATGTTCGCCTTGGACCGGCCGGCGAACCGCTCGCCGAACACGAACGGCACCTCGACGACGCGCATCGGGTGCCGCGCGAGGATCTCGAGCAGGATCTTGAACCCGCGCGGGCGCAGCACCTCGAGGTCGACGGCCGCCCGGCGCACGAGGAAGAAGCCCGTCATCGGGTCGGAGCAGTCGCGCAGACGCACCGGGAACATCGCGCGGGTGACGGCGGTGGAGGTCGAGGACACCGCCTGACGCACGACGCCGGACAGGCCTGCGCTGCTGCCGTCGCCCACGTACCGGGAGGCGACGACGACGTCGACGTCCTCCTCGCCCGCGCGCGCCACCATCGCGGGGATCAGCTCCGGCGGGTGCTGCAGGTCCCCGTCCATGACCAGGCACAGGGGCGCGGACGAGGCCCGCAGCCCCTCCGCGACGGCACCGCCGAGGCCGCCGACCGGGTCGTCGCGGTGCAGCACGCGCACGGGCAGGCCGGCACCCGGTGCCACGGCGCGCACGACGTCCGCGGTGTCGTCGGTCGAGTCGTCGACGAACAGCAGCTCCGCGTCCAGCCCGCGCGTGGCGGCGTCGACGCGCCGCACGAGCTCGGCGACGTTCGGCGCCTCGTTGTACGTGGGGACGATGACGGTCAGACGGGGCGTGGTCGGCGCCGGTCCGGTCATCTCGCCCTCGCTCACGCTCGTCACTGGTCCTGCTCGATCGTCGCAGGCGGTCGCCGGCGACGCCACGTCACGGTAGCCGACGGTCCCGGGGACGCAGAAGGCACCGAAGCGGCGAAACGCTTAGGCCGGACGGGCGGCGCGAACCGGACAGGCCGGGCACGATGGCCACGTGCAGCGCGACGTCTCCGCCCGCCTGTCCCTGACCGTGCGCTCGGCCGCCACGCTCGTCCTCGAGGTCGCCGTGGCGCACGTGCACGCCCCCGAGGAGGAGCTGCGGGTCACGCTCGACGGCGCACCGGCGCCGGTGCGGGAGACGGCCGGACCGCACGGGACGCGGCTGCAGGTCGTCGCGGCCCCGCCCGGCGCGCTGGTCGTCGACTACCGGGCGACGGTGCGCGGACGGGCTGCCGCCGCGCCGGGCGACGACGAGGCCGACCGCCTGTGGTTCCTGCGGCCCAGCCGGTACTGCGAGTCGGACGCGCTGGCGCCGACGGCCCGCGCCGAGTTCGCCGGGCTGGACGGCCCCGACCTGCTCGCGGCGGTCTCGTCGTGGGTCGGCACGCGCCTGGCGTACCTGCCCGGGAGCAGCCGTCCCACCGACGGCGCCGTCGGCACGCTCCTGGCCCGGCAGGGCGTCTGCCGGGACTACGCGCACCTGGTCGTGGCGCTGCTGCGCGCGCTCGACGTGCCGGCGCGCGTCGTGGCCGTGTACGCGCCCGGGCTGGCACCCATGGACCTCCACGCGGTGGCCGAGGCGTGGGTCGACGGCGCCTGGCACGTCGTCGACGCGACGACGCTCGCCCCGCGCCCGGCGCTCGTGCGCGTGGCCACGGGACGCGACGCCTCGGACACCGCGTTCCTCACCGTCCACGGCGGCGTCGCCGTGCTCGACGCGCTCGAGGTGACCGCGGTCGCCGACGCGCTCCCCGACGACGACGTCCGCAGGCTCGTCGCCCTGCGCTGAGCGGTCGGGGGGCGCGCTCCCGCGCGTCGTGCCGACCAGCGCTGTGACCTTGGCCGTCGCCCCGCGCTCGACGGGCCGACCCGGCGGTGCGCTGGCACGCTGTCCACCATGCAGATCTGGCCCGGACGCCCCTACCCCCTCGGCGCCACGTACGACGGGACGGGCACCAACTTCGCCCTGTTCTCCGGCGTGGCGGAGCGCGTCGAGCTGTGCCTCATCGACGCCGACGGCACCGAGACCCGCATCGACCTCCCCGAGGTCGACGCCTTCGTCTGGCACGGCTACGTGCCCGGCCTGGCCCCCGGCCAGCGCTACGGGTTCCGCGTGCACGGCCCCTACGACCCGGCGCAGGGCCACCGCTGCGACCCCTCGAAGCTGCTGCTCGACCCGTACGCGAAGGCGATCGACGGGCAGATCGACGGCGACGCGTCGCTGTTCTCCTACCGGTTCGACGCGCCGGAGGAGCGCAACGAGGAGGACTCGAAGGACCACACGATGACGTCGGTCGTCGTGAACCCGTTCTTCGACTGGGGCCACGACCGCCCGCCGCAGCACGAGTACCACGAGTCCGTCATCTACGAGGCGCACGTCAAGGGCCTGACGCAGCTGCACCCGGCCGTGCCCGAGGAGCTGCGCGGCACGTACGCGGGCATCGCGCACCCCGCCGTCGTCGAGCACCTGTCGAGCCTCGGCGTGACCGCGATCGAGCTCATGCCCGTGCACCAGTTCGTCAACGACCCGACGCTGCAGGAGCGCGGCCTGTCGAACTACTGGGGGTACAACACGATCGGCTTCTTCGCGCCGCACAACGCGTACTCCTCGCTGACGACCTCCGGCCAGCAGGTGCAGGAGTTCAAGTCGATGGTCAAGGCTCTGCACGAGGCGAACATCGAGGTCATCCTCGACGTGGTCTACAACCACACCGCCGAGGGCAACCACCTGGGCCCGACGCTGAGCTTCCGCGGCATCGACAACGCGAGCTACTACCGGCTCGTCGACGAGGACCCCGCGCACTACTTCGACACCACGGGCACGGGCAACTCGCTGCTCATGCGCTCCCCGCACGTGCTGCAGCTGATCATGGACTCGCTGCGGTACTGGGTGACCGAGATGCACGTGGACGGGTTCCGGTTCGACCTCGCGGCGACGCTCGCCCGGCAGTTCCACGAGGTGGACCGGCTGTCCGCGTTCTTCGACATCGTCCAGCAGGACCCGGTCGTCTCCCAGGTCAAGCTCATCGCCGAGCCGTGGGACCTGGGCGACGGTGGCTACCAGGTGGGTGGGTTCCCGCCCCTGTGGTCGGAGTGGAACGGCGACTACCGCGACACGGTGCGCGACTTCTGGCGGGGCGAGCCGCAGACGCTCGGGCAGTTCGCGAGCCGGCTGTCGGGCTCCTCCGACCTGTACGAGCACACGGGCCGCCGTCCCATCGCGAGCATCAACTTCGTCACCGCGCACGACGGCTTCACGCTGAAGGACCTCGTCTCGTACAACGAGAAGCACAACGAGGCGAACGGCGAGGACAACCGGGACGGCGAGAGCCACAACCGGTCCTGGAACTGCGGCGTCGAGGGGCCGACGGACGACCCGGAGGTCAACCGGCTGCGCGCGCGCCAGCAGCGCAACTTCCTCGCCACGCTCCTGCTGTCGCAGGGCGTGCCGATGATCGCGCACGGCGACGAGATCGGGCGCACGCAGGGCGGCAACAACAACGGGTACTGCCAGGACAACGAGATCACCTGGATGGACTGGGACCTCGACGAGGACCGGCTGTCGCTCCTGGACTTCTCGCGGCGGCTCGTGCGCCTGCGCCGCGACCACCCCGTCTTCCGCCAGCGCCGCTTCTTCGCCGGCTCGCCCGACCACGGCGGGGAGTCCGACCTGCACGACATCGCGTGGCTGTC includes these proteins:
- the glgX gene encoding glycogen debranching protein GlgX is translated as MQIWPGRPYPLGATYDGTGTNFALFSGVAERVELCLIDADGTETRIDLPEVDAFVWHGYVPGLAPGQRYGFRVHGPYDPAQGHRCDPSKLLLDPYAKAIDGQIDGDASLFSYRFDAPEERNEEDSKDHTMTSVVVNPFFDWGHDRPPQHEYHESVIYEAHVKGLTQLHPAVPEELRGTYAGIAHPAVVEHLSSLGVTAIELMPVHQFVNDPTLQERGLSNYWGYNTIGFFAPHNAYSSLTTSGQQVQEFKSMVKALHEANIEVILDVVYNHTAEGNHLGPTLSFRGIDNASYYRLVDEDPAHYFDTTGTGNSLLMRSPHVLQLIMDSLRYWVTEMHVDGFRFDLAATLARQFHEVDRLSAFFDIVQQDPVVSQVKLIAEPWDLGDGGYQVGGFPPLWSEWNGDYRDTVRDFWRGEPQTLGQFASRLSGSSDLYEHTGRRPIASINFVTAHDGFTLKDLVSYNEKHNEANGEDNRDGESHNRSWNCGVEGPTDDPEVNRLRARQQRNFLATLLLSQGVPMIAHGDEIGRTQGGNNNGYCQDNEITWMDWDLDEDRLSLLDFSRRLVRLRRDHPVFRQRRFFAGSPDHGGESDLHDIAWLSPGGEHMEDSAWDSDHAFAVQVFLNGDAIAEPDMRGEDVVDDSFLLLFNGHWEKRQFQLPAAEYGEVWTAILDTDSTVATGTEIDARGKLEVAPRSMVVLTRPPMTQTPGGPATGAAPSAASAARDTARVAGGAQ
- the modA gene encoding molybdate ABC transporter substrate-binding protein, which encodes MASSLTDVLADVEADLEARHPGLDVRTSPAASSTLAAQVLAGAPADVLVTASEATMATVTDALGGDPVVVARNALQIAVPAGNPAGVTGLADLADPALTVALCDPAVPCGAVAAEVLASAGVAGAPDTLEQDVRAVLTKVRLREVDAALVYRTDVLAGGDEVEGLDLPAAHDVATTYPALVLPDAPHPAAARAVVDHLRSPAGVAALRAAGFTTP
- a CDS encoding MoaD/ThiS family protein, which gives rise to MAAGTAGTGTGVHTLTVRYFAAAHEAAGVGEERVDVPDGVTVGGLLDALAARHDGRLRDVLAVCALLVDGTLHRDRDEPLGSPQVVDVLPPFAGG
- a CDS encoding ABC transporter permease, whose translation is MSRRRPAPVALLVPAALGLVLLVAPLVALVVATPWADLGARVLAPGVLDALRLSLVTAAVSTLLCVLVGVPLAWVLARTDVPGRALVRALVTVPLVLPPVVGGVALLLLLGRQGLLGRHLDAWFGVTVPFTSAAVVLAQTFVALPFLVLAVEGAIAGTDARREAAAATLGASRWYVARRVTLPAAAPGIAAGAALCFARALGEFGATLTFAGSFPGTTRTMPLAVYLALDSDPQAAVAMSLLLLVLSVAVLVALRGRWVGGLTGTAPAPPRAARTREVAAP
- a CDS encoding molybdenum cofactor biosynthesis protein MoaE — protein: MSPHDSSRLAAPARRVVVTDVTQAVVDVAALAAAVADAAAGAVVTFAGVVRDHDHGRAVTALEYVAHPDAGRVLARVVAAVAADAPVDAVAVVHRVGPLEVGDCALGVAVAAAHRQEAFAAAARLVDEVKEHLPVWKRQVLGDGTHEWVNCA
- a CDS encoding DUF6457 domain-containing protein, producing MTDAEPLYDWLVHVAEVLDVDRALVEDATAPVLGMVRDVAHGVVRPAGPMTAFLVGVVAGRTGAGTAEATARVREALAQVERELRVRGAAGG
- a CDS encoding transglutaminase family protein, which encodes MQRDVSARLSLTVRSAATLVLEVAVAHVHAPEEELRVTLDGAPAPVRETAGPHGTRLQVVAAPPGALVVDYRATVRGRAAAAPGDDEADRLWFLRPSRYCESDALAPTARAEFAGLDGPDLLAAVSSWVGTRLAYLPGSSRPTDGAVGTLLARQGVCRDYAHLVVALLRALDVPARVVAVYAPGLAPMDLHAVAEAWVDGAWHVVDATTLAPRPALVRVATGRDASDTAFLTVHGGVAVLDALEVTAVADALPDDDVRRLVALR
- the moaA gene encoding GTP 3',8-cyclase MoaA is translated as MEPVTSRGAVPVALGPPPARPVEATAVPRPPARLRGDGLVDRWGRVATDLRVSLTDRCNLRCTYCMPAEGLPWAPDATVLTDDEVVRLVRVAVERLGVRDVRFTGGEPLLRRGLEGIVAAAAALRTPDGAPVGTALTTNALGLDKRARALAAAGLGRVNVSLDSLRPERFAAITRRDRLADVLAGLRAARDAGLGPVKVNAVLVRGVNDDEAVPLLAWALEHGYHLRFIEQMPLGPAGSWDRAGLVTAQEILDALTAAFDLEPEPAGARGGAPAETWTVRGRPGATVGVIGSVTRPFCGACDRTRLTADGQVRSCLFAREEHDLRGLLRSGADDEALAEAWRAAMWGKKPGHGIDDVGFLQPARTMSAIGG
- a CDS encoding ABC transporter ATP-binding protein; the protein is MRAARGAAGVGAGLDAHLVVRRGAWQLDLRLVVPAGGVLAVLGPNGGGKSTAVAALAGLVPLDRGHVRLGERVLADAEAGVDLPPERRGLGVVLQDVLLVPHLSARENVAFGRRAAGERARPARQHADRLLEAVGLAAHARTRAERLSGGQAQRAALARALAVDPAALVLDEPFAALDAHARRHVRDVVADHVRTRRVPLVLVTHALDDARDLADEVLVLERGRVVQRGAPDDLADAPATDYVAELVGGPGVGS
- a CDS encoding molybdenum cofactor guanylyltransferase, with amino-acid sequence MSARDADVLVVVPAGGTARRLGGGDKTALDVGGRTVLERLLADLAPWPTVVVADPPAPHVRARAPHARWCREDPPGAGPLAALAAGLATAPGARVLVAVAGDQPFAGRAVPALLAALDAAPRAGAAAAADGEGRLQPLLAAYRTAAVATVLRGPVAHRPVRSLCAGLDVVPVPLPAAQLLDVDDADDLDRARRTAADGTAPG
- a CDS encoding glycosyltransferase family 2 protein encodes the protein MTGPAPTTPRLTVIVPTYNEAPNVAELVRRVDAATRGLDAELLFVDDSTDDTADVVRAVAPGAGLPVRVLHRDDPVGGLGGAVAEGLRASSAPLCLVMDGDLQHPPELIPAMVARAGEEDVDVVVASRYVGDGSSAGLSGVVRQAVSSTSTAVTRAMFPVRLRDCSDPMTGFFLVRRAAVDLEVLRPRGFKILLEILARHPMRVVEVPFVFGERFAGRSKANMAQGLHFLWQLGGLRFGRMSRFAIIGGFGAVLNVAIVAALTSLGAAWLLAALVAAELTIVGNFLLQERFVFRDLRHEGKGAWARFGQSFAFNNVETLLRMPVMALLVETMHVAAVLATAITLVVAFVARFTFHSRIVYRPRSSRRRVRLTPPAAAAVAAADRPDAVTPLLEGPDAVVPSERP
- a CDS encoding molybdopterin-binding protein, which gives rise to MRYRVGEAASLLGVSDDTVRRWIDAGRLRSTRTASGRHEVDGVDLARLAQQVADEQDAGDGGRGRHSTRNRLRGIVTRVVRDGVMAQVDIQAGPHRVVSLISREAADELGLEPGVVAVASVKATNVAVEHVERA